A genomic stretch from Theobroma cacao cultivar B97-61/B2 chromosome 4, Criollo_cocoa_genome_V2, whole genome shotgun sequence includes:
- the LOC18601862 gene encoding transmembrane protein 214 → MDENSAMIEQILREVENNNIQNDDVNGWQTVSYSKRNRKSSKPPPPDTFSVDRPNGGVSSDVFRSIEKHSEDRRRRAAEAAAAAAAAVSTSVADGSKSDEEDDSDTGDAAENGAVEIKKAKPKKPKKPKVTVLEAASKIDAGDLSAFLIDITSSYETQQEIQLMRFADYFGRAFASVSAAQFPWLKIFKESTVSKLVDIPLSNVPEDVYRTSVDWLNRRSLDALVSFALWSLDSILADLTIHQGVAKGSKKVAQQAPSKSQVAIFVVLAMALRRKPDILISLVPTMRENPKYQGQDKLPITVWMIAQAIQGDLAVGLYMWVHVLLPMLSGKSSCNPQSRDLILQLAERIISSPKAHPILVNSAVRKGERLVPPSALEILMRITFPAPSARVKATERFEAIYPTLKEVALAGSPGSKAMKQVAQQILNYAVKAAGEGVPELSREASAIFIWCLTQNPDCYKQWDVLYLDNLEASVAVLRKLANEWKEHSVKHSTLDPLRETLKSFRQKNENAEDNDHASSLKEADKYCKLILGCLSKGHGCLKGVLFASIALVAGAAVVSQNIQSLDWDKLSAVFNLS, encoded by the exons ATGGACGAAAATTCAGCTATGATTGAGCAAATTCTCAGAGAAGTCGAAAACAATAACATCCAAAACGACGACGTTAACGGCTGGCAAACGGTTTCCTATTCGAAACGGAATCGGAAATCCTCGAAACCTCCGCCGCCGGATACTTTTTCTGTTGATCGTCCCAATGGCGGCGTCTCCTCCGACGTCTTCCGCTCGATCGAGAAACATTCCGAGGATCGGCGTCGTCGCGCCGCCGAGGCGGCGGCGGCTGCAGCAGCGGCGGTTTCTACCTCTGTCGCCGACGGATCGAAGTCTGACGAGGAAGATGATAGTGATACCGGTGATGCTGCCGAGAACGGTGCGGTGGAGATTAAGAAGGCGAAGCCGAAGAAACCGAAGAAGCCGAAGGTGACTGTCCTGGAAGCTGCTTCGAAGATCGACGCTGGTGATCTTAGCGCTTTTCTTATTGATATAACT agTTCTTATGAGACGCAGCAAGAAATACAATTAATGAGATTTGCAGATTACTTTGGAAGAGCATTTGCTTCAGTGAGTGCAGCGCAATTCCCTTGGTTAAAGATTTTCAAAGAATCTACGGTTTCGAAATTGGTTGAT ATTCCGCTTTCGAATGTTCCGGAAGATGTTTATAGGACATCCGTTGATTGGTTGAACCGGCGATCTTTAGATGCGTTAGTATCTTTTGCGTTGTGGTCATTGGACAGCATTCTGGCTGACCTTACAATTCATCAAGGAGTTGCAAAGGGATCAAAGAAAGTAGCTCAGCAAGCACCTTCGAAGTCTCAA GTCGCTATATTTGTGGTTTTAGCTATGGCTCTGAGAAGAAAACCTGATATCTTGATCAGTTTAGTGCCAACAATGAGGGAAAATCCAAAATACCAGGGACAAGATAAACTTCCTATTACTGTGTGGATGATTGCTCAG GCCATCCAAGGAGATTTAGCTGTAGGGCTGTACATGTGGGTACATGTTCTGTTGCCTATGCTGAGTGGCAAGTCAAGTTGTAATCCTCAGTCTAGAGACTTGATTTTACAGCTGGCAGAGAG AATAATTTCCTCTCCAAAAGCTCATCCTATTTTAGTAAACAGTGCTGTCAGAAAGGGAGAGCGGCTCGTGCCACCTTCTGCTCTTGAGATTTTGATGAGGATCACATTTCCGGCACCCTCAGCTCGAGTTAAG gCAACTGAGAGGTTTGAAGCTATTTATCCCACCTTAAAGGAGGTTGCCCTTGCTGGTTCTCCTGGAAGCAAAGCAATGAAACAAGTTGCTCAACAGATACTGAACTATGCTGTCAAAGCTGCTGGAGAAG GTGTTCCTGAACTATCAAGGGAAGCAAGTGCTATTTTTATTTGGTGTTTGACTCAAAATCCTGACTGTTATAAGCAATGG GATGTGCTTTATCTTGATAATCTTGAAGCAAGTGTTGCTGTTTTAAGAAAGCTTGCAAATGAATGGAAAGAGCATTCTGTTAAACATTCAACACTTGATCCTTTGAGGGAAACTTTAAAAAGTTTCAGGCAGAAG AATGAGAATGCAGAAGACAATGATCATGCATCATCATTGAAGGAGGCTGACAAGTACTGCAAGTTGATTTTGGGATGCTTGTCAAAAGGACATGGATGCTTGAAAGGTGTGTTATTTGCGTCTATCGCACTAGTCGCAGGTGCTGCTGTCGTGTCCCAGAACATCCAATCTTTGGACTGGGATAAGTTGTCTGCAGTGTTTAATTTATCGTAG